CATCGATTGTGTTGCATCCTCACTGCTTTAGACACGTGTTGTCTGCACGTCTGATCGAGTGTGGTTTGTGGCATGCTGAAAGCCGCCGCCTCTATCAGCAGGCAGAAAGTCATTATCGTTCACCACACATCTGTCCATCAATATGAAATCATTAGGGCACTCAGAGGTTCTCTTGTGTATCGTAAAAAGCTGTGTTTGGTTCCATCCATCTCTCTCGCCCCATCCCCGCTTGTGTGTTTGATCTATATATAGACCATTTGTACATGGCATAGGTCATGTGACTAAGTATCGATGTGGGAAATGAGAAAAATGAGTGTTGGGGATTAAATAGATCAGTAAACCTGATTTACCAAGGCACTCTTGACGTGAGTGTGTTTGGGTTACATTAAATGTGATCAGTGGGTTGCATGGCAGTTATCGATCATGTCAGCACAATGAAGTGAAATACATTCAGAAATCTGGCCCAAACTGAGATTTTACATTGCCTTCATTGATCCTGAATGTCTACCTGATCCATGTCGAACGGATTCAGGGACTATTTTTGTAATTTCTTGTCATTTGAAGTGAATGTAATCGCATGCACATCTGTATACAGCTCTCTGCAGGAACAAAAAGAAGACCTGCGCAAACGTCTCTCCTACACCACTCATAAGCTGGAGCTTTTAGAGCGCGAGTTTGATTCCACGAGGCAGTACCTGGAGACAGAGCTGCGCCGAGCCCAGGAGGAGCTTGACAAGTTCACCGACAAATTACGCCGGTAAGAAGAGTGTACACAATAGCATCTGGCTTTTAAATAGTGGGGCTTTCTGTTCACATATGGAAACTCATTAAACAATTTATCAGACAGGACAATCAACTTGGCTCTATCCCAATTCGCCTACTATGCTCTCTAAGTATGTACCTGCTGTTGTTGCAAAATACACGGCAGTATGTAAGTGCTAACATCTTTCCAAATTCATCACCTTAAAGCTTACTCATCTTTAAGGTTAATacagtagtgtaaaaaaaaaagtatttgcaccCCTCCTGATTTCAATTTTTATGGGTTTATATTGGTCAAAACACAAAGAAAGCATCCAAATATGTCTACTTCTATTCTATGTAATAGGCAGTTGCCAGAGTAGCATGTCTAAATTTGTAATGTTCATAAAACACTTCTACTACTAGTTTCGCCTACATTTCTGAATTGCACATCCagtggacactttactatcccaagAACCCATGGGAGAAGATTTACTAATGGTAGCGAAATGATGCAACTGATGTTGGTCACATGACAAAGCCAACATTGTGGATCTAGTACATCTGAATTTCATTCATACAACACACATTCCTCCAATATAGAACATATATTTTCCGGTCTCAAAGTGTGTTCCTTAACAAATGTTGTACCAATTTAGATGATATTCCATTTAGgacttttaaatcaaaatgtatcaAAATCATTTTAGAGGTTGTGAGTCTTCTTGTAAGGAAGTCAGTAAACAGTGAAACATGATGGTGGAACTCTGATTGTTTTGGGATATTTTGCAGCGGTCATcctggggtgtgtttcccaacaGCATTGTTAGCCAACTATGGACGCAAGTTCCATCATTACCAACATAGTTCATCAATTTGATGTTTTCCGAATCTATAGTTCCAATGGAAATTCACAAAACAACACATAAGTTGTGCGGTTGGAACTACAGTTCTCAACCTATGCTTAGAAGCATAGTTTATTTATGTGACTAAGTTCCTGTTTCCAGGTAACAGTCTTGACTAGCTAGTCATGATGAGcttgtgaaaaacaaaacagaaaaaaacttaGCTACCAAGATTCAGAAGCACGCAACATCTGGTAGGTGGCTATTGTCAGAGGCAGCCTAGTCccagcctcagacgtcacgcccaCGGACCACtggctaaacatctgatgcatatgggtCACAAAcatggaaacacttcaggagtgtcataGTCATCATCCGactggttgaattctacaggatttccaggagacgtgtgtgtcgcgttctttaacgttctgcCTGTAAACAAAGATTCCGTAACCACAAACtcctcatgaaagaagaaagctgttgtgtttacaactgtgacgatgagcgcttatcaggatcaagtAAATGCAGGAGCTATAAAAGTATGTAAAAATTAAAGTGTGCGGCatggaatctttaaaatatgttaaagagTTTTACACctagtctgttattgtggcgacatttccatgcCTCAAAACTTGAAGCTGAACAAAactaactgtgattggttgtttgacatgtcggtcaaacggcctcatggaaaatggccaatgaaagcttcgatggattccagaccttcagttgTCAGTCCCCCatgcttaataaaataaagtactaAAGACTGACAAATAGCACATATATGCTACATTGATGACATGCTTTTGTAAGCCTACCTTGAAGTTTGAATCCCTCTGGTTCCCTTGAAACAAAcccaatatatttttttcattggcatttaaattattgcagaaaataagatcAAGAAAAGTTCatgatttttatacattttgttcatCACAATAATCTTCACAAATTACCATAACTTTTAGGAAATTTAGAGCCTAAATACAGTCACCAGAAGTAAAAAGCAAACCGTAAGCTATATAAACGAACTACACCATGCTCACTTGAATGTGACAAGACTTtattaagaaacaaaaacaaaaaaacatttagtttgtAAGTTTTAGAATAGTTTGCATGAGCGCAATCAAAAACACAACAAGGCTGTAAAAGCAGATGAGTGAGTAGATAAGTTTACCTTTCTATAACCACTGAACTGTCACTTCATATTGATACATTGATACTTTAGGACGATACTACCAGAAGTCCTAAAATGTTTACATGATTACTGGTTTTAGCCTACAGCCTAAAATGCAGTACTCTTTGACCCCGTCCCAAATCACACCACCTTCAACCCTTGCGTTCATTCTCTGGGTCCACACTTTCTTGACGTAATGCCACATTGACTGTTAGTTAGAAGTCTGCTGTGGAGCTCTTCTCAGTGTGGGCTTGACAGAAATATGCATCAAGGGCGCAGAGTACTGTAGCTACAAAGGTGACACTTGCAAGCACCGTTCTGAAAGCTAAAATGATGAAAACTGACTAGAGTGAAACGGAAACAATTTCAATTcaaggaaagaaaaacaaagcaCATTACAACATTGCATTATGCCTATGGTCATTGCTTATGGTATTTTACATTAATTCTCTTTGGGGAAGAAAATAGCAACCATTAAGCTGTGAATACAGTTAATAATAGTGGGTAATAGAGAATATTGCAGACTTCTTGACATTATATAGTTTTAACCATTTTTGAGGTAGCTCCCATTATGTTCCTTTCATGCCACTTAAAAAGGTGCCTCTGCGCTAATGTTTAAACATATTATAATTTGGAATTCACTGTTTCTAGCCTTGCCTACTATTGTGGAAGGATAGTAAGTGAATTGGGACACAGAGATTGTTTTACTTCACTTGGCTGATGCCAAATATGTAGGAGTCAGTTATACAGTTATAGCTTCGCCATGTGTTGGGATCCTCGGTCCAccgtaaaataaatgttatgaatTAATACTACAAGAGATACCATAATGATGAAGATAAACAGGTGGTAAGAGTTTTGGTAACCGACTTGTGTCCATGGAAATAAGGAAAGCGTTTAAGACTTCCCAGTGCatgttggataaaaaaaaaataataataataataaaaagatgttTTGTTCATGTGTTTCCCACAGAATACAGAGCAGTTACTCGGCACTGCAGAGGATCAACCAGGACTTAGAGGATAAAATCCACCAAAATGTGAGTGCACACATCGGCCACACACTAAAAAAGCCCAAATTATACAAGAGGTGTATGGGCActgctttttgttttaatatgtgaaggtttttgtttgcatatgtgTTCACGAGTACTCATCATCCTCTTTAAGTGTTTTTCGGATGGAAATGTTTACATCGCTGTCCACACTTCTGTCcatgtgtgtacttgttttctGGTGTGAAAGATTAGGGAATGTGTTAAACGTGTACAATAGCGCTGAATGCACTTAGAGTCTATTTGAATATCAATACACTGCCACTGGTGCGCCTGACGTTAATTATAGTCCATTACAACAGCCTATCCGCCTTTACATGACAATGTGATAGTGAGTCTATTATACTCACAAAATCTGCATCCACAGCCTGTTTGTTAATTTGAAGTTTGAAACAATTGAAATATAATTAGCCTGCCTGCTGCAGTTCATTGTATGACCATTACATGTCTGTATTAGGATCCACTCCTCAGGGTTTATTCCGAGTTTGTTACAGTAtagtaaacaaatgtttttagcaAAAGATTACGCCCATAGACGTCAATAATGACCGTGAAGGTTAAGGGTTCAGGTATGAAAGGAAAATCATGTGATATCAGCCTTTTATTGATGTTCCTTTGAATACGCCGATTAATTCCCAGGAGTACAGAATGACTTAACACATGCATTGACTTCTCCCTTTGTGAAATTGTCTGTATTCATACTGGCGGTATGAATCAGGGTCTCAGGGTATATATGATTGTAAATGcatataatatagttttttttttgaaaatgtgctCCTTTCATCCAGTCACAGCACCACGATGATGAGAAACGGGCTCTTAGCAGAGAAATCATCGTCCTTAACAATCATCTCATGGAAGCTAAGATGACCATTGAGAAACTGAGAGAGGACAATGTAAGAGAAATAATGacagtgtgatttttattttatacactgAGGCTTAATGGCAGCCCTTTAGAGGAATGTGTATTTGCTTTTTTATCTAAAAGTTGCTTTTCTGCCACTCTCAATAGGACTTATACAGAAAGGACTGTAACCTGGCTGCACAGCTCTTGCAGTGTAATAAGTCACATTACAGAGCCCAGTTATCTGAGGTAAGTTATCACATTTTACCTTGATTTGAGCAAATGTTGCCAGTATTATGTTTATGGGTAATACAGTATGCAGTAATTTGTGACATGAAACACTCATTAGCTTCTTCATTGTTTGctttctttatttaaacatttttttaattaaaggatgCTAATaggcataattataataataataataacatatatccCTTATTGCCTCTGTGGTACACTAACATGTATGAGCGGAGtttactttttgaaaatggtaaaattaagtatctaaaaattaaatatacagtgaaaTGTAATTGGATATGTCTTTTTAACAACAATGAATAAAAACCCCACTCTGTCAGCCTTTTTGGATGTCATCCACAACAATATATTttcgaaaatatattttatataaataaacccaACTATTCCCTTTAGTGCAATATCGTTTAAGTTTAGCTACAGAAACTTTGTTTGAAAGAAACTAATATTTAGGTCAGCAATAAGTAAATCAAGTTCTTGTTTAAAGAAAAATTGAGGCTCTGTCCCAATTAAGAATGGGTGACTCTTCTGGCAAGGAAGAAGTAGGAGGATGTTTAGTAATAATACTGTGTGCCAATAAACCTGGCAGTTTATTCTTCAAATCTGCTCCAAGCGTTACTCCAGTCCCACGATGTTTAGAGCAGAGACTAATGTTGAAATGATGCCTTCTGTAAAAAAACCTGTTCATATTTGGCAGATATATTTGAATGGAAACATCAGTGTGTCTGTTACACGATGTGTTGATGGAATTCAGCGTTGCATATTGTTTTATATGAAAATGTCAAAGATTTGGCACTAAGCATTCATAGATGGACATAGCTGGACAAGAGGTGTCTCGTGGTTAGAGGAAAAATCAAGTTTCTGAATAACCATAGAGAATATTTTTAAAAGCAGCTCAAATGTCTCAAAAGCAACAACACTCAGAAAGTCAACAGATGTTGTATGAATTAGATATCAACCAAAATCTACCCTATTGATTttgaaagaatacattttttgaTTTGTCTTTGCTCTTATTACGTTTCTATAATTGGCCATATACTGCAATTTACTTTCTTCTTGTTGCTATGGTGAAAAACACTGAGAAGTAAAAAGGGTTGTGATATTGGATTGATGCTTAGTACGCTGTGTGTTGTGTCAATGATAATGAAATCTGTGGTTTTCTCTCTGGCCAATTTTCACTAAATGAAATACTACAAATCATGTACTTACGTAGACCATTTGTACGGACTTGTCTGAAGACTTAATACTGGTCTTTAACGATATCTTTGGTGGTTTGCTTTACAAATGTCTGTGTTCACTGGGTGCTTTGGTTTCATTCACCAATCTCTTGCATGTTTCTTGCAAACTTCGTACTGATATTGACCTTCCATATTATTCCCCACTTATCCCTTCCAGATACGTTTCCATAACCGTCTacctttttctctttttgtgcAAGTTTCAACTCTTATTGTTTATTGGTTCatctaatataaatatttgttttactcTCTCAGTTGCCTGCAGAGTTTCAGGAGCGTGTAAGCTTGCACATGGAGGGTTCTTCTCTCTGCCATTCCCCGTATGCCGACACAGTGCCTGCCTCTGTCATTGCTAAGGTCCTGGAGAAACCAGACGAGGTCTGCGGCATTCAAGCCTCTCGCTCACCCAGCCCACAACCCAAGGAACGCCAGGGATTCCTTGTGGGCACAAGCCTTGTGGGTAGCACTGAGCGCCTTGGCCTCCGAGCTACTTACAAGTCAGACCTGCATAGCAGTGATACAGCACTTTATTGCCCTGATGAACGGAGACGAGAGCGCAGACCCAGCATGGACCTCCATGGACAGCGGAAAGTGTATGAACCCCAGAACTCCACTGACAGCAACCCAGAAGAGGGATCCATGTCCCTGCAGCCTGGCTTCTCCCAGGACTTCAGAAAGTTTACAACCTCTCTGGGAGGAGGCTCTAGCTCTTACTCAAGTTTTAGTGGAGGAGGATCAGAGGACAAGGGTCAGGATCCTCCAAGCAGTGCTGCATCTTCTCCGCGCCACCAAGCTCTTTACATGGACTGGAGGGATGGAGGTGAATACGAGCACAAGAGTGACTCTTCCTGGGAGAGGGAGAGTCCAAGCGCCTTTACGAAGGCCCACACTTTTCAACAGCCTGAGTCTAGCCACCATCAGAATGGAAGCTCACCCATCTACAGCAGAACAATGTCTTCCTGTTACAGTGAACCTTATGAGCCCCTGCCACCTTCCACCTCCCCCAGCATCACCTATGGTGACAGTCGCCGTGGAAGTGCTTTTAATCCTGAGGAGGAAGAGCTGATTGGTCGTTGGAGGCAACTGAGTGTGGAGGACCTGAGTGCCCACTCATACCGTAGTCCCGGCCGGGCATCACCCTACAGCTTCTCTGAGCAGCACTTCTCAGTCCGGCCTGCAAAAATCCGTCTTGGTCCTCTCTATAGTAGCTTTCAGGAAGGTACTGATGTATACCACCATCATGCCGGGGTAGTAGATCCCTTCTCTAGCCCCAGCCCTGATTGCAGCCCAGGCTTACGGCAGCAGCAAAGCCAACCTCACCTTTACCACTCCAAGGAGGATAGCCAAGAGTCTGAGCACAGCCTCTACAGCCCAAAAGATGGTGCGGTGGCAGCTGGGGGCCAGGCAACAGAGTATGTTGACGTAAGTCCCAACAGTTCAAATGAGTCACTGGACCATGGATCTCTGGAGATGGCTGCTGAGCTGCAGCATTACCAACCCGAGAGGCACAGCATGTCCCCTCAGGGAACCACTCCACCACCCCCTCCACAACAACCGTACCAAAAATTTGGCACACTAGGACTGTCAAGAAAGGACAGTCTCACCAAGGCACAGCTCTATGGTACTCTACTAAACTGAGAGCAGAGTTTCCTGGTAACTCTCTTTCACGGATCTGTAGTACTCTACTAAACTAAGAGCAGGGTTTCCTAGTTCCTCTCTTTTGTCAGTAGGTTTTGAATGTTAAGCTACAGTTTGAGGCAAACATTTGATGGGATTTTCTCTTGAATATTTTCAGTCCATAAGCTCTCTTATCTTTATCCCCCTCTATTTCTGTATCTGTTACAGTGTTTTCTAAACATCGAACATAATTTGCTCATGTTTCTACAGTTAATATGAAGCTCTAACACTCGGCACTATTTGTATAGCCTATTTTGAAAGTTTATTAATGGTTCTGTGTGGTTTTTGGAAAGTATTTTAAGTACATTAGATGCATTATGAATTTTTCAAACTtgtctgcagagagagagagagagagagagagagagagagagagagagagagagagagagagagagagagagagagagagagagagagagagagagagagagagagagagagagagagagagattaactTTGTTTTACCAAAAGCCTTCTGGGCTCATAAGGGTTTCTGAATGGACAACACATGCTTTGTAAAAAAGAAATGCTAATTTTGACAAGAAAtttgaacttttatttaatttataaatagctGTATTTAATGTTAAGTATGCTATATCTATAACTGTTTAATAAATGTAACACTATGGAGAGACTGACAAATCTATAtaattgtaaatgatttatattgCTATTAATAAGGACGTCAGCACAATTACACGCTGCAAACTACGGTGCCTGTGAGAGGACATGGTctgttcacttagttttgtcactGCCACGAAATAATAATTTGTGGGAATGTGATTATGTGTCGTGGgcacgagatattaatttgtgggaacgtcatcatgtcgtggcctcaagatgctatgttgaggaaaCGACATCCACTtctcttatgttgagggaacggcATATTTTTCTcatggccacgagtttaatgcgtaaacaaacctgcgtgacaatagcaacccaggattatcagagatgtattaattataatattttattttgaattaagaaaatattatattatttattatagcatGCCAGTGGCTGCCCTAGAGTGGTGCTATAGCCCTATCAGAAACTTGCTCAGCCCCTAGATTCAttagtaaatgaaaacacaacaggctcatttatcatttatctgaCAATTATGCCAATAAAGTTTTGACGTGATGTGATGATAAATAAgcgtgttgtgttttcatttacaaatgaatctgtttattaattccttattataacaattatttattcaatttattatttattcgtgataaacttcatttgaatgctgactaTCACACCCAATAAAGTCCCGTAGCCAAGGCATAtggttattataataatttaataattaaatcttttctataataaataatataataatttcataatttaaaataaaacatgaatgagTTGCTATGGTCACAGaggtttgtttacacattaaactcgtggccacgagaaaaacatgtcgctccctcaacataagaagacGTGGCTAGGAGAAATAGATGTTGTTCCCTAAACttagcatctcgaggccacgacataaggatgtcgttaccttGACAAAAGGATCTCGTGGCAGCGACATAATATGACATTCCCAaaaattaatatctcgtggccacgacatattatcacgttcccacgagttattatgtcgtggccacgacaaaactaagtgaactgaCCATGTCCTCTCACGGGCAACGTagcaaacaattaaaaatgcCTCAAATGATTTAAGTCATGATAACAATTTGATATTTAACTGCGACCCATTAAAGGATCGTTCTACAGCTTTGTGAGCGAGACCTTGTGAAAACACTTTTTGAGAATAAACTCTGCATGGATTCATAATACACTAAGTCAGCCCTTCAAAATGAAGTCTCAACCAAAGTGATACTTCTAatctatttctatttcaaatagatTTGATAATACTTGAGTCTATTACATCATCAAACAAGTACAATTTCTTGAAAGCACTGGGCATTTATTTAACTCCTGATGTGTTTTGTTGGGCGATGGAATTTCCGAGGTGATTGTTCTTTTCagtgttttctctcttttgtttctCAGTGCTGTAAGCCCCTCCCTCAGGCCCTCTCTACCTCACGATTCAATCCCTCTCTTCTTTGTTAATCAGCGGGGATCCTGTGTCAGTTGACACAATGATGCATGACTCTGTTTCTTCTGCTTTGCTTTCTATATCTAATAAAGCACAAAAGTTGCACAATGCCCGTCTCTTTAACTCCCCCTTATTTCCTACACTGCTCCTGTTGGGGAGTAAAGCTTGCTGCTGAGGTGTATTGGGGAGAATTTATAATTTAGAGTTCTTTATCCTGCATGAAATGTTTCCTCATTGTACAGTGTGAATGACAGCATACAAAGGAAGGACCTTGGTCCTCCTCCACAAACGACAGGCTTCTTTTCCAGCATTCAATTTATTCAGGATTTAGAGAATAACAGAAGCACAGCATTTACACTCGAAACATTTCATGTTAGTGCGTGTGATTGAGGACAGTAGCTTGTAAACTCCCTACACCTCCACTGCAAATGAAAATGATCTAATAATGCCTAATGTACAGGAGTATATAGGAGGTATATGAAATTTTAGCCATTACTCTGATtccctttttctttatt
The sequence above is a segment of the Carassius gibelio isolate Cgi1373 ecotype wild population from Czech Republic chromosome A20, carGib1.2-hapl.c, whole genome shotgun sequence genome. Coding sequences within it:
- the LOC127938021 gene encoding brain-enriched guanylate kinase-associated protein-like, producing MTSGQAASHLAVLQHQLELKIEAKLKFSQFLDEVSSRVLCPTNPFVLSKQTESSRSNSSISSHSSKSRIPDPQQQLGDVDFSQSPDQLKSIQSVDGMQEEQGAPETLEKAYLETDIDCVRREDEIKEVKTKKETAITFESNGRKEVKTTTECLPNPIQRIRPLSPLLYRGETPTKYPCRSVSLPRDINMAPDEEMQTISSLQEQKEDLRKRLSYTTHKLELLEREFDSTRQYLETELRRAQEELDKFTDKLRRIQSSYSALQRINQDLEDKIHQNSQHHDDEKRALSREIIVLNNHLMEAKMTIEKLREDNDLYRKDCNLAAQLLQCNKSHYRAQLSELPAEFQERVSLHMEGSSLCHSPYADTVPASVIAKVLEKPDEVCGIQASRSPSPQPKERQGFLVGTSLVGSTERLGLRATYKSDLHSSDTALYCPDERRRERRPSMDLHGQRKVYEPQNSTDSNPEEGSMSLQPGFSQDFRKFTTSLGGGSSSYSSFSGGGSEDKGQDPPSSAASSPRHQALYMDWRDGGEYEHKSDSSWERESPSAFTKAHTFQQPESSHHQNGSSPIYSRTMSSCYSEPYEPLPPSTSPSITYGDSRRGSAFNPEEEELIGRWRQLSVEDLSAHSYRSPGRASPYSFSEQHFSVRPAKIRLGPLYSSFQEGTDVYHHHAGVVDPFSSPSPDCSPGLRQQQSQPHLYHSKEDSQESEHSLYSPKDGAVAAGGQATEYVDVSPNSSNESLDHGSLEMAAELQHYQPERHSMSPQGTTPPPPPQQPYQKFGTLGLSRKDSLTKAQLYGTLLN